The Oncorhynchus masou masou isolate Uvic2021 chromosome 6, UVic_Omas_1.1, whole genome shotgun sequence genome has a window encoding:
- the LOC135542292 gene encoding diphosphoinositol polyphosphate phosphohydrolase 1 isoform X1 — protein MMKLKSNQTRTYDGDGYKKRAACLCFRSESEEEVLLVSSSRHPDKWIVPGGGMEPEEEPNVAAAREVCEEAGVKGTLGRLVGIFENRERKHRTYVYILIVTEVLEDWEDSVNIGRKRDWFKIDDAIQVLQCHKPVQATYFEPLKDGCLTSNGTPLVATIGGDLSPTYNISQSSVSGIR, from the exons ATGATGAAGCTCAAGTCAAACCAAACCCGGACATACGATGGGGATGGCTACAAGAAGCGGGCCGCCTGTCTATGCTTCAGGAGTGAAAGTGAAGAGGAG GTCCTGTTGGTGAGTAGTAGTCGTCATCCAGACAAGTGGATTGTCCCTGGTGGGGGGATGGAGCCAGAAGAGGAGCCCAATGTAGCAGCAGCACGAGAAGTCTGTGAAGAG GCAGGTGTGAAGGGGACTTTAGGTCGCCTAGTTGGAATATTTGAG AACCGAGAGAGGAAACACAGAACCTACGTCTACATTCTTATCGTAACTGAGGTCCTGGAGGATTGGGAGGACTCAGTGAACATTG GGAGAAAAAGGGATTGGTTTAAAATAGACGATGCAATACAAGTGTTGCAGTGTCACAAGCCTGTGCAGGCCACATACTTCGAGCCTCTCAAGGATGGTTGCCTGACCAGCAACGGGACGCCCCTGGTGGCCACGATAGGCGGAGACCTCTCCCCCACCTACAACATCAGCCAGAGCTCCGTGTCGGGTATCAGATAA
- the LOC135542292 gene encoding diphosphoinositol polyphosphate phosphohydrolase 1 isoform X2 gives MMKLKSNQTRTYDGDGYKKRAACLCFRSESEEEVLLVSSSRHPDKWIVPGGGMEPEEEPNVAAAREVCEEAGVKGTLGRLVGIFENRERKHRTYVYILIVTEVLEDWEDSVNIGRKRDWFKIDDAIQVLQCHKPVQATYFEPLKDGCLTSNGTPLVATIGGDLSPTYNISQSSVSG, from the exons ATGATGAAGCTCAAGTCAAACCAAACCCGGACATACGATGGGGATGGCTACAAGAAGCGGGCCGCCTGTCTATGCTTCAGGAGTGAAAGTGAAGAGGAG GTCCTGTTGGTGAGTAGTAGTCGTCATCCAGACAAGTGGATTGTCCCTGGTGGGGGGATGGAGCCAGAAGAGGAGCCCAATGTAGCAGCAGCACGAGAAGTCTGTGAAGAG GCAGGTGTGAAGGGGACTTTAGGTCGCCTAGTTGGAATATTTGAG AACCGAGAGAGGAAACACAGAACCTACGTCTACATTCTTATCGTAACTGAGGTCCTGGAGGATTGGGAGGACTCAGTGAACATTG GGAGAAAAAGGGATTGGTTTAAAATAGACGATGCAATACAAGTGTTGCAGTGTCACAAGCCTGTGCAGGCCACATACTTCGAGCCTCTCAAGGATGGTTGCCTGACCAGCAACGGGACGCCCCTGGTGGCCACGATAGGCGGAGACCTCTCCCCCACCTACAACATCAGCCAGAGCTCCGTGTCGG